The following are from one region of the Ptychodera flava strain L36383 chromosome 15, AS_Pfla_20210202, whole genome shotgun sequence genome:
- the LOC139151592 gene encoding uncharacterized protein isoform X2 codes for MRLYRASSPLSIAIFVSVGFLLAKLSGKLNGNLSVASDERIQTKHTCPCPCDRESSMGRSKGRPQHQASEKKEQHTEPARKFFIDCGGNVASSVVLFHEMYPDASEYFIHSFELDDRLCPYYAPFKNHTLYCPVAVSNVTGEITAYSEASWYPGKTVQQGKDKHWGGGSLFVSKNESDRQDGGDRRLSYRKTVPSIDLSSWLRETFNHRDYVILKLDVEGAEYSILRKMMLDGTIHLVDKLYGEYHDDQPTGESEEEIFRIKENLKAEKYTMLGWGGERKKFSDISMLHPKTMLDPRLSPNAGGIIINKCGLTSIDRNQVAMVIEVGMNPKTAVWLTKTVRAYRKKFPCTLFVYGDFVEQNPALVRDWSSDFDIGVRGSSQQPEGVWENLNYEYTQMSIVGAVLRLQKIGIEPIYLLAPRTSKNTLRIAKKRGLWVVEPNAAFPPRKGQTLQKKITSRTAMLNELLRHCVELLKISQQTKVVSSVWTQIYLITT; via the exons ATGAGATTGTACCGAGCTTCCAGCCCTCTGTCCATTGCAATATTCGTCTCCGTGGGATTCCTGTTGGCCAAACTGTCAGGTAAACTAAACGGTAACCTCTCCGTCGCCAGCGATGAGAGAATTCAGACGAAACACACGTGCCCCTGCCCTTGTGACAGAGAGAGTTCCATGGGTCGAAGCAAAGGGCGCCCCCAGCATCAAGCCTCGGAGAAGAAAGAACAACATACAG AACCCGCACGGAAATTCTTTATTGACTGTGGCGGAAACGTGGCGTCATCCGTGGTTCTCTTCCACGAGATGTATCCCGATGCGTCGGAGTACTTCATCCACTCCTTCGAGTTGGACGACCGACTTTGCCCATACTACGCGCCTTTCAAGAACCACACCCTGTACTGCCCAGTAGCCGTGTCGAATGTCacag GAGAAATCACGGCATATTCAGAAGCAAGTTGGTACCCCGGGAAAACAGTGCAACAAGGAAAAGACAAGCATTGGGGCGGCGGCTCTTTATTTGTCTCCAAGAACGAAAGTGATCGACAAGACGGTGGCGACAGAAGGCTGTCGTATCGAAAAACTGTGCCGTCGATAGATTTATCGTCATGGTTAcgggaaactttcaaccacagGGACTATGTCATTCTGAAGTTGGACGTTGAAGGCGCTGAGTATTCGATCCTCCGGAAGATGATGCTTGATGGGACGATACATCTTGTGGACAA ACTTTACGGAGAATACCATGACGACCAACCCACGGGCGAAAGCGAGGAAGAGATATTCCGTATCAAAGAGAACCTCAAGGCTGAGAAATACACCATGCTTGGATGGGGTGGCGAGAGGAAAAAATTCTCCGACATTTCCATGCTACATCCAAAGACG ATGCTTGACCCAAGATTATCACCAAATGCAGGCGgcatcatcatcaacaaatgTGGGCTCACCTCCATCGACAGAAatcaagttgccatggtgattGAAGTTGGCATGAATCCAAAGACTGCAGTTTGGCTGACCAAGACCGTACGTGCCTATAGGAAAAAGTTTCCTTGTACTCTGTTCGTTTACGGAGATTTCGTGGAACAAAACCCAGCCTTGGTCCGTGATTGGTCGAGTGACTTCGACATAGGCGTCAGGGGTAGTAGCCAGCAACCCGAGGGAGTTTGGGAAAACCTGAACTATGAATACACTCAGATGTCGATTGTCGGCGCTGTACTCCGCCTGCAGAAGATCGGCATCGAACCCATTTACCTGTTGGCGCCGAGAACGAGCAAGAACACGCTACGAATCGCCAAGAAACGCGGTCTGTGGGTGGTAGAACCGAATGCGGCATTTCCACCCAGGAAGG GTCAAACCTTACAGAAGAAAATTACTTCAAGGACCGCGATGTTGAACGAACTCCTAAGGCATTGCGTCGAATTGTTGAAAATCTCACAGCAAACAAAGGTGGTATCATCAGTTTGGACACAGATTTATTTGATAACTACATGA
- the LOC139151592 gene encoding uncharacterized protein isoform X1, translating into MRLYRASSPLSIAIFVSVGFLLAKLSGKLNGNLSVASDERIQTKHTCPCPCDRESSMGRSKGRPQHQASEKKEQHTEPARKFFIDCGGNVASSVVLFHEMYPDASEYFIHSFELDDRLCPYYAPFKNHTLYCPVAVSNVTGEITAYSEASWYPGKTVQQGKDKHWGGGSLFVSKNESDRQDGGDRRLSYRKTVPSIDLSSWLRETFNHRDYVILKLDVEGAEYSILRKMMLDGTIHLVDKLYGEYHDDQPTGESEEEIFRIKENLKAEKYTMLGWGGERKKFSDISMLHPKTMLDPRLSPNAGGIIINKCGLTSIDRNQVAMVIEVGMNPKTAVWLTKTVRAYRKKFPCTLFVYGDFVEQNPALVRDWSSDFDIGVRGSSQQPEGVWENLNYEYTQMSIVGAVLRLQKIGIEPIYLLAPRTSKNTLRIAKKRGLWVVEPNAAFPPRKGQNLTEENYFKERDVERTPKALRRIVENLTADKGGIVSLDTDFFDSYMISVFLLDFLFENSGFQLVALKECYD; encoded by the exons ATGAGATTGTACCGAGCTTCCAGCCCTCTGTCCATTGCAATATTCGTCTCCGTGGGATTCCTGTTGGCCAAACTGTCAGGTAAACTAAACGGTAACCTCTCCGTCGCCAGCGATGAGAGAATTCAGACGAAACACACGTGCCCCTGCCCTTGTGACAGAGAGAGTTCCATGGGTCGAAGCAAAGGGCGCCCCCAGCATCAAGCCTCGGAGAAGAAAGAACAACATACAG AACCCGCACGGAAATTCTTTATTGACTGTGGCGGAAACGTGGCGTCATCCGTGGTTCTCTTCCACGAGATGTATCCCGATGCGTCGGAGTACTTCATCCACTCCTTCGAGTTGGACGACCGACTTTGCCCATACTACGCGCCTTTCAAGAACCACACCCTGTACTGCCCAGTAGCCGTGTCGAATGTCacag GAGAAATCACGGCATATTCAGAAGCAAGTTGGTACCCCGGGAAAACAGTGCAACAAGGAAAAGACAAGCATTGGGGCGGCGGCTCTTTATTTGTCTCCAAGAACGAAAGTGATCGACAAGACGGTGGCGACAGAAGGCTGTCGTATCGAAAAACTGTGCCGTCGATAGATTTATCGTCATGGTTAcgggaaactttcaaccacagGGACTATGTCATTCTGAAGTTGGACGTTGAAGGCGCTGAGTATTCGATCCTCCGGAAGATGATGCTTGATGGGACGATACATCTTGTGGACAA ACTTTACGGAGAATACCATGACGACCAACCCACGGGCGAAAGCGAGGAAGAGATATTCCGTATCAAAGAGAACCTCAAGGCTGAGAAATACACCATGCTTGGATGGGGTGGCGAGAGGAAAAAATTCTCCGACATTTCCATGCTACATCCAAAGACG ATGCTTGACCCAAGATTATCACCAAATGCAGGCGgcatcatcatcaacaaatgTGGGCTCACCTCCATCGACAGAAatcaagttgccatggtgattGAAGTTGGCATGAATCCAAAGACTGCAGTTTGGCTGACCAAGACCGTACGTGCCTATAGGAAAAAGTTTCCTTGTACTCTGTTCGTTTACGGAGATTTCGTGGAACAAAACCCAGCCTTGGTCCGTGATTGGTCGAGTGACTTCGACATAGGCGTCAGGGGTAGTAGCCAGCAACCCGAGGGAGTTTGGGAAAACCTGAACTATGAATACACTCAGATGTCGATTGTCGGCGCTGTACTCCGCCTGCAGAAGATCGGCATCGAACCCATTTACCTGTTGGCGCCGAGAACGAGCAAGAACACGCTACGAATCGCCAAGAAACGCGGTCTGTGGGTGGTAGAACCGAATGCGGCATTTCCACCCAGGAAGG GTCAAAACCTTACAGAAGAAAATTACTTCAAGGAACGCGATGTTGAACGAACTCCCAAGGCACTGCGTAGAATTGTTGAAAATCTCACAGCTGACAAGGGTGGTATCGTCAGTTTGGACACGGATTTTTTTGATAGCTACATGATTTCTGTCTTCCTACTGGACTTTCTCTTTGAAAATTCAGGATTTCAGTTGGTCGCCTTGAAAGAATGTTACGACTAG